The Cloacibacillus sp. An23 genome segment AAGGCGTCTTCAACTACCTCGCGAAGAACAACCGCGGCGAGCTCATCAAATGCAGCTGCATCTTCATACGCGACGAGAACGACAAAATAATAGGCTTCCTCTGCGTCAACTATGATCTCAAAAAAGCCGTCGCTGCGCAGGAGCTTATCGAGGGTCTGCTGCGCGTCGAGATGGGCGCGGCGGACGCCGCATCGGAGAAAGAGTCCGGCGCGCGCTTCCCCGAGCCTGTGCGCGAATCATTCGCGCAGGACATCGAGGAGGTCGTCGGAGACTCGCTCGCGCAGGCGAAGCGCCGCATCGGCAAGCCCTTCAAATATCTCACGAAGCCCGAGAAAAAAGAGGTCATACGCGAACTCAACGACAAGGGCTTCTTCCTGCTCAAGGGCTCAGTGGACAGGCTGGCCGCTGAAATGGGTAACACCAAATTTACAATATATTCCTACATAAGAGAGATACAAAAGAAGGGCTGATCTCCGTTTCGCCTTACAAAAAACCACAGCCGCGTCAAAGCGGCGCCATGTCTCAAAGTTTGTGAATCTATTCTTTTCTATAAAATTTACTTGAACGCTTGACAAAATTTTATAAATATCTCAAAATA includes the following:
- a CDS encoding transcriptional regulator, producing MAAAREMNPKLKILIPVVRGLARILGKDYEVNLHDVSIPERSLVLCENGYVTGRSEGGPMTDFGLLMLKSEEYQSREGVFNYLAKNNRGELIKCSCIFIRDENDKIIGFLCVNYDLKKAVAAQELIEGLLRVEMGAADAASEKESGARFPEPVRESFAQDIEEVVGDSLAQAKRRIGKPFKYLTKPEKKEVIRELNDKGFFLLKGSVDRLAAEMGNTKFTIYSYIREIQKKG